ATGAAATAAAAACAATGGATGAAAGTTTTCATGAACAACCGCACAATTTAATGAAAAATAACATTCTAGCAGTAACAGGGTCGCTCTCTGAAaacagagagaaaaataatcctGTAGAGATGAAAGAGAATTTTGTAGACACAACCAAATATTATAATGTTATAAATTCTGATGCAATTAAGAAGGAGGAATCAGAATTAGCTGCTGAATCGGAAGCTGCTAATATATTGGCCATAGAGAGACATGAAAGTCTCAAAATGACTTTAGAGAAACACAAACAAGAACAATTGAAGATGATGGAAGAACAAAAGGAGATATTGAAAGATCTGAAGGTACAGAAACAAGAAATTGAGATGCAGAAGAAGCAGAAAATCATAAAAAATACAGAAGAGCATAATAAAAATGAGGAAAAATTAAAAGCTGTTGGTGAGAAGTTCAATTTACAAGTAAATAAGAGTTTTTCAAATTTAGGTAGTAGCAGGAACGAAAATAAACTTTTAGAGAAAGAAGCAGAAGATATCAATGGTAAGTTGTCTAATTCCGTTTTTTCTAACAAGAATAAAGACCAAGTAGAGAGCAATAAAAGGTTGTCAGACATCAAATTGAACAATGAACGTATTAAAGATGTAGAAAAAACTCGGAATGACTCAAAAGAATTACCTAAAGGTCCTATCTTAAATGCTTTATCAAAACGGATATCACAAAGATCTATTTCTAGCAACATTGTGTTAAATGGTAATAAAACTAATAAAATCATGCATAATAACGAAAATAATTCTGTAATTGGGTATAATTCTGGCACAGACGAAAGATTGAAATCAAAGGATGAAAAAACGCAACATGAATATTCTCTACCGATTGCATTAAAAATGCGAAATCAAACGAACATAGAAAATACATTAGCTCTAGTGGAAAATGAATCTAAAGAGAACGTTCAAGTGATTCATAGAGATATATTAGAGAATCATGAACGTGAGAAACGAGAAATTAATATGAACACAGAAGAAACCAATACCAAAGTTACAAGTgatatttcaaataaaaaatcCGATTATTTAATAGAAAACTTAATTACCAAGGATGATCGCGAGAAATGTTCCAAACAAGGCAAACGCATGGAAGAAAATGTAACAAAAGAATTGAAGGGAAATTTAATCCAAGACCCGGCTAAAAGTGATACAACTGAAGCAATGTTAATTAAAACCAATGTATATTTGTCGGAACAAGAGTTTACAAATAATGAAATTTCAATTGATTCAAACATTCCTGTCAGAGGAGAATATGTTAAATTGAAACAGAGGGATTTAAAATCCATGGATTCCAGTGAAGATTACAATATTTAAACCTTTGGAGAcctgattagatataattaCCATATAATATAATGTATGTGTGAAAAGTTTATTTTCTAGGTACCAATTAgcgattattatttttttctctcgttctccTAGTTTCATTAATTAATAGCGTATTCATAAATTCCACATTCAAAGCATATAAAAGACTTTAATATTTATAATGCAGAGTCACGTCGCATATTATTGTACATATCATTATTCTTCTATGTAATCGGTAAATAATTGAAATTATGAATATATTTTTACATTGAATGAAATAGCATTTTTCATTTTATGTCCTTCGCAATCTTAATATGTATTGTTAAAGGTACAGTTTTAACTTGTCCATTTGTGTAGATGCTTTTTTGGATTTTGGCGCCACGTGCTGTACTGTTATACCCACGACATAACCATACCTCCAGCAACAGAAAATGGCTTTATTTAGTGGCATTATTTTCCCTTGGTTGGCTGTATTCGGATTAGTGGCATCGTTACATGGGCGGCAAAATGCACAAAACTGAGACTAAGTAAATTACAAATGTGAGTGATAATGCTGTAGTAATAAGCTTGTCCCATAAGAAACGACTTTATCTAATATCATCTACTTTGTTTGAATAGTATTTAGTGTAAGTCCATCGtgtacatgattagatatatttcGCGCGTTTGAACACTCAACGTTAACATTTATTTTGTTGTTTATACATTAAATTGTAATTAATTTGATTAAAGTATCGACAAACGAATAATTCCAAAGTCATGTGTAAGTAAATACTTTTATTGAAATTCATTATGTGACTGTTATATCAATGTTGAAAGGTATTTAGGATAATAGTAATTATTTTGTTTTAGCCTTACTTAAAATAGGGGATTGGACACCCGAGTACTTTATCGCAAATCGATCCGAATGCAATGCAATATTGGAAAATCCAGATACTTTGAAAGAACTCCTTTCGTTAAATAATGAACCTCTCCATAAATTTAAAGACCGGCAGCTAGTCAAATTTGAAGGGATGGTTCAGGATATGCGCGATCCTGAATATTACTTTCAACAATATGAAGTGAAAAATACTGAAACTGAGACTTGTGAAGTCAGATGTGGAATGTATGCAGATTCTgctaaatgtttggtgattatttgattaaaattcatttttatATGGCTCTTCTACACATTGTCGTTTATTTTATATCCTGAGTACAACTTGTGTGGATATTCAAAATTAATGTGGGAGCCTATAGCAAATATATGGTAGTTTCAGGTGTGAGACGCGTATAGTACAGCTGGTCTCATGTATACAACTGCCAACAATTCTTTATttgtaataaaattattttaaaataaGAACGCGTCTAATATTTTGTTTGTTTGAAATGTAATGATCATTATTTTCATACATATTTCTTTAGCCACACGAAGAGATCTTGCTGGGGTCAGAAAAAAACCAAAATTCAGAAAGGCATACATGGATTGTAATATCGATACCTGGCTTAAATAACTGGGCAAAGGAAAGCTATGAACAATCAGTTTGTTCAACCACAAAAgcgataaaaaaatataaaaggagTTTAGATAACCATAATTGTGAGACTACAGACTGCTCTGAGTCATTacgaaagaaaggaaaaaatttGCTCACAGACAGTGATGAAGCAATGGATACTACAGAGGAAACGCACAGTGcattttcaaaggaatatattTTAAATTTTCCAATTCCTATGGATGATGGTAAAGCTTGTATTGTAAAGGTTATTAACTAATTTATAAGATTTATTTTTCACATAATGTAATATTAATGATTATGGAAATGGCATATAGATAACTGACAAACATTGTTAACATATTCTTAATGCATCAAATTACAGATATATGAAGATACATGTTTAAAGCTAAATGAAACTATTGAAATAATAGGGTTTCTATCTCTAGATCCCCTTTTAAACATTGTTTCCGATGCAGATGGGACAATGACAGAAGCTGAAATGAATATTCATCATCCTCCAGTCTCACTTATTCCTCGATTACATGCTATAAAAATAGTTCATTTAGCTAAGCATGACATACAGGCTGTCTCACAAATAATGTCTAAAGTAGAATCAATAAGAAATGAGCTTCACTTAATATTAAATCAACTTCTATTTGGAGATTGTTTGGCTGCAGATTATCTAATCTGTCATTTGCTCTCATCAatgtaaatatatttaattGCTTGCGTTAAATtataagaaaaaagaaactaattaatgtattcataagaatatattgttccattctagCTATATGAGAAGAGATTACTTCTGCCTTGGTACTTATCCACTGAACATAACACATTTTTCTTTAACTAAATACAAGGAATACCCAAAGTATCTGTACAAATTTTTAACTTTAATCACAAAAAAGAGTCACTTGCTAGAAATTACTTTGGAAAATTTGAATGACTTAACTTTATCGCCAAAGTAAGTAtacatacatttttttgagaCATAAATTACATAAATTAAAATACTGTTTTTATCCTCAGGAAAGATTATGACTGCAATAGATTAACTAGTGGTGTGCTCCAACTTAGTAACAACACTCATCTTGTAATAGATGAGACAGGTTTAAACACTGGACACATTTCACAAGCCGGGCGTGAAAATTACAATTCGATTTGcgaattaattaattttcagaAAGTGACATATGATTTTAAATATTACAAATTGGAATACGAAACGGATATTCCCGTCTTAATTTTATCCGAAGCTAAATCTTTTATTCCTGTATGAAACAACTTTAATTATGTAGAAACATCTGACTACTTTGATACAACTGTTGAAAGATAACGTATGTTCATTGCAGTGTCAAACCCAAGTTGTATTGAAAGTAGAATCGGAATCAGAAAATGTTTATCCACAGATAATGGAAATTGCAGAACAATATCTGAAAGATGAAAATCGACTGGCAAACATTCGGCAATATTTAGAAATTATACGGGATGCCAAGTTTGAACTAAATAATGAAGATGTCATAAAGGTACTCAACGCTATTCCATATATTAGTAATTAATTAGATTTTGTTAGCACCATATTTCATATATAGATatacattaaaattctattccaTTAGGAAATTCAAAATGATTTTGTACGATTGAGGGAAATAAACAAAAACGTTGATCAGTTACATTCATTAATGGTATTAGCTAGATTATTGTCTTTGTCCTACGGATCAAACACTTTAACCATAGAATATTGGAAAAAAGCTATTCAAATGGAAACAGAAAGATTAAGTAGATTACCAGGGAAAAAGTGAATTTAATTTAGTTGGAAGGCACGGTAAATGTATTTGTTTAGTATACTTTTATATATTTGTATGGAACTTTGTCATTTCTTCATGCAtcttaaataaataattttgtAATAAATATTAGATTGTTTAATACTTGTGCAGCTATTAATTTATTCATTTGCAACATTCGGGACGAAAGATTTTCACCAGGTAagctaatatttattttgaaagaaaTGTTAAAATGCCTAATAAAGTATACATACCTATATCAATTTATATATTTGCTCATTTCCACTCCATAGATGCAAAGGGACGCAGTTTTGCATTCGCTAACAATTTGGAAATGGAAACAGcgctatatttttatttttatagttTATTCTTTAAAAGCATTTCCGGTTGAGAAATACTTTCAAGAATGTCTCGAGTTGAATGATTGAACACGCTGGAATTGTACGTGCATGCATACGTAATTAGTATCGTGGAAAAAAGGAGGTAAAATGTATCGATCTACTACTAATTGGTACATTTACAGAAAAAAACAATTTACAATTCTACGCTTTTTACAAAGTATTTATAAAGATGTACGCGTGAAaagcaaagaaaaaaaattgggGAGAAAAACTGTTTACATAATTTTATTTAGAGTTGTCCATCGTCGACAgtttgaaattaaaaataatctCGGAACATAAATGATATTTAATTGATGAAGTATGTTTAGTTGCGAGTTTAGAGTGTAGTTGCTTTTAAAAATGATTGTCGGTACATTACGAGGTCATTAAATATTTTCTTGTGAGCGATTGGATAATATTAGAGTTCGGAAATTATAAGCGCGCTAAATCAGTTTCGTTTCAATGGGTTGTATTTAACATTGTTTGTACCATGTTCGCGTGCTTTTAATTTACCGAGTCTTTGCTCGCGTTCGTTCCGAACAAATTCCAATCCTTTCTTCGCAGCTTGTGCGTATCCTTTTGAAAGCGCAACTTCTCCTCTCGCGCCTGGGATATGACCTGTATAACCGACGATTGGTGGTCTTTCAGGCGAAATTTCGTAATCTGTAACAATATCATTTATCTATAGATTAAAGTTGACCAAGACAGTTCATCGCATATGTCATATATCACATATGTAAAGTATATCAAACAGTACGTACGAAACGTAGTTGGTCGGTTTTTAACAGGATGATAATCGTGATCGATTTGAACAGTTATATCCTCTGGTTTCACTCCGGACAGGAGATTTTTAGGAGCAACATTTTTTTCGACGTGAACTCGCATAATATCTTTATTACGATTTCTCAATTTATTCTGGTTTTCACGCCACTCTTTGATACCTTCTTCCACGGCTCTCATAAAGGATAAGCCGTATGTGCTGTTAAATCCAGGAATATATCCTACAGTAAATGAATCACATGTATAATTAATCGTTTTCGATAAGATACGACGATTGTTTCTACTTTCAATCTAGTTACCAGTATATCCCAAGATATACGGCGATGCCTTGATAAAATGCGTTTCATTCTTCCAATCCTTTTTATTGTTGTCTTCT
This genomic interval from Xylocopa sonorina isolate GNS202 chromosome 18, iyXylSono1_principal, whole genome shotgun sequence contains the following:
- the LOC143431622 gene encoding mini-chromosome maintenance complex-binding protein, yielding MSLLKIGDWTPEYFIANRSECNAILENPDTLKELLSLNNEPLHKFKDRQLVKFEGMVQDMRDPEYYFQQYEVKNTETETCEVRCGMYADSAKCLPHEEILLGSEKNQNSERHTWIVISIPGLNNWAKESYEQSVCSTTKAIKKYKRSLDNHNCETTDCSESLRKKGKNLLTDSDEAMDTTEETHSAFSKEYILNFPIPMDDGKACIVKIYEDTCLKLNETIEIIGFLSLDPLLNIVSDADGTMTEAEMNIHHPPVSLIPRLHAIKIVHLAKHDIQAVSQIMSKVESIRNELHLILNQLLFGDCLAADYLICHLLSSIYMRRDYFCLGTYPLNITHFSLTKYKEYPKYLYKFLTLITKKSHLLEITLENLNDLTLSPKKDYDCNRLTSGVLQLSNNTHLVIDETGLNTGHISQAGRENYNSICELINFQKVTYDFKYYKLEYETDIPVLILSEAKSFIPCQTQVVLKVESESENVYPQIMEIAEQYLKDENRLANIRQYLEIIRDAKFELNNEDVIKEIQNDFVRLREINKNVDQLHSLMVLARLLSLSYGSNTLTIEYWKKAIQMETERLSRLPGKK
- the LOC143431502 gene encoding uncharacterized protein LOC143431502 isoform X2, with translation MQHIFAGDWHEHVYYWRPSGILQCVPIFSMALFCQTQLFEIYETIPNVSLEKMNQVVRGALNICTSVYLCVGFFGYIAFCTQPFTGNILMSFEPSLSSEMIKMGFVFSIAFSFPLVIFPCRASLNSLLFRRVYVHEPPINYLPETRFRCLTIMIIAVSLITGILIPNIEFVLGLVGSTIGIMICLIFPAVFFISISSKHTNERLLAQVILFIGICIMILSTYANLYALEESANTKVLTPANKPFSQLNNLNKDHINAIANIPNNPEIFSGVKEKIDKLPDLNVLENSLNLKASDMRQEPPIPVERIVITEKSVVETQKSVDNIHVTFAPVVKKIVDEIKTMDESFHEQPHNLMKNNILAVTGSLSENREKNNPVEMKENFVDTTKYYNVINSDAIKKEESELAAESEAANILAIERHESLKMTLEKHKQEQLKMMEEQKEILKDLKVQKQEIEMQKKQKIIKNTEEHNKNEEKLKAVGEKFNLQVNKSFSNLGSSRNENKLLEKEAEDINGKLSNSVFSNKNKDQVESNKRLSDIKLNNERIKDVEKTRNDSKELPKGPILNALSKRISQRSISSNIVLNGNKTNKIMHNNENNSVIGYNSGTDERLKSKDEKTQHEYSLPIALKMRNQTNIENTLALVENESKENVQVIHRDILENHEREKREINMNTEETNTKVTSDISNKKSDYLIENLITKDDREKCSKQGKRMEENVTKELKGNLIQDPAKSDTTEAMLIKTNVYLSEQEFTNNEISIDSNIPVRGEYVKLKQRDLKSMDSSEDYNI